In Rhizobium sp. BG4, the genomic stretch GCGACGAGTGCGCCGATTTCGCCCGTCTTCGACGTGTCGGTGGCGCGGATGCCCTTGCCGCCGCGGCCGGAGATGCGGAAGTCGTAAGACGAGGAACGCTTGCCGTAGCCCTTTTCGGAGACCGTCAGCACGAACTGTTCACGTGCCTTCAGCTCTTCGTAGCGCTCGTCGTTAAGCTGTCCCTCTTCGGTGACTTCCTCGCCGACGAGAGCGATATCCTCTTCGTCTACGCCGGTTGCGCGACGCTCTGCAGCGGAACGCTTCAGATAGGCAGCACGTTCCCACGGCTCGGCGTCGACATGGCCGACGATGGTCATCGAGATGATGCTGTCGCCATCACCAAGGTTGATACCACGCACGCCGATCGAGTTGCGGCCGGCAAAGACACGGACGTCATCGACCGGGAAGCGGATGCACTGGCCGAGCGCCGTGGTCAGAAGCACGTCGTCGTGCTCCGTGCAGGTCTCGACGGAGAGGATTTCATCGCCCTCCTCTTCCAGCTTCATGGCGATCTTGCCGTTGCGGTTCACCTGGACGAAATCCGACAACTTGTTGCGGCGAACGGTGCCGCGCGTCGTCGAGAACATCACGTCGAGGCTTTCCCAGCTGTCCTCATCCTCGGGCAGCGGCAGGATCGTGGTGATGCGTTCGCCGGGTGCCAGCGGCAGCATGTTGATGAGCGCCTTGCCGCGCGAGGTCGGCGTGCCGATCGGCAGGCGCCAGACCTTTTCCTTGTAGACGATACCGCGCGACGAGAAGAACAGAACGGGCGTATGCGTGTTGACCACGAATAGCCGGCTAACAAAATCTTCATCGCGTGTGGTCATGCCGGAGCGGCCCTTGCCGCCGCGGCGCTGTGCACGGTAGGTCGTCAGTGGCACGCGCTTGATGTAGCCGAGATGCGAGACGGTCACGACCATGTCTTCGCGGGCGATGAGGTCTTCATCGTCCATTTCAAGACCGCCATCGATGATCTCGGTGCGGCGCGGTGTGCCGAACTCGTCGCGAACGGCGCCCAGTTCTTCCTTGACGATGGTCATGATGCGAATGCGCGACGAGAGAATATCGAGGTAATCCTTGATTTCTTCGCCGATCTTGTTGAGCTCGTCGCCGATTTCGTCGCGGCCAAGCGCCGTCAGGCGGGCGAGACGAAGTTCGAGGATGGCGCGGGCCTGCTCTTCCGAGAGGTTATACGTCATGTCCTCGTTGATCCGGTGACGCGGATCGTCGATCAAACGGATCAGGCTTTCGACATCCGCTGCCGGCCAGCGGCGCGTCATCAGCTGTTCGCGTGCAGTCGCAGGATCCGGCGCCTGGCGGATGACGCGGATGACTTCGTCGATATTGGCAACCGAGATCGCCAGACCGACCAAGACGTGGGCGCGCTCACGCGCCTTGCGGAGCAGGAATTTCGTTCTCCGACTAACGACTTCTTCGCGGAAGGCGACGAAGGCGCGGAGCATGTCGAGCAGGTTGAGCTGTTCCGGCTTGCCGCCGTTCAGTGCCACCATGTTGCAGCCGAAGGAGGTCTGCAGCGGCGTGTAACGGTAAAGCTGGTTCAGGATGACGTCGGCATTGGCGTCGCGCTTCAGCTCAACGACAACGCGGTAGCCCTGGCGGTCGGATTCGTCGCGCAGGTCGGAGATGCCCTCGATGCGCTTTTCGCGCACCAGCTCGGCCATCTTCTCGATCATCGTCGCCTTGTTCACCTGATAGGGGATTTCGGTGATGATGATCTGTTCGCGATCGCCGCGCATCGGCTCGATCGTGGCAACGCCGCGCATGACGACGGAACCGCGGCCCGTCTCATAGGCCGAACGGATGCCGGAACGGCCGAGGATCTTGGCGCCGGTCGGAAAGTCCGGGCCCGGGATGATCTGCATCAGATCCGGCAGTTCGATCGCAGGATTGTCGATCAGCGCGATACAGCCGTCGATGACTTCGACGAGATTGTGCGGCGGGATGTTGGTCGCCATGCCGACGGCGATGCCGCCTGCGCCGTTGACCAGCAGGTTCGGGAACTTCGCGGGTACCACCGACGGCTCGGAGAGCGTGCCATCGTAGTTGTCACGGAAATCCACCGTTTCCTTGTCGAGGTCGTCGAGCAGCGAATGCGCGGCCTTTTCCAGGCGGCATTCGGTGTAGCGTTCGGCCGCCGGCGGGTCACCGTCGACAGAGCCGAAATTGCCCTGGCCGTCGATCAGCGGCAGGCGAAGAGACCAATCCTGCGCCATACGGGCGAGCGCATCGTAGATCGCCGAGTTGCCGTGCGGATGGTATTTACCCATCACGTCACCGGTTACGCGGGCGCATTTGACGTATTTTTTGTTCCAGTCGATGCCGAGCTCGGACATGCCGTAAAGGATGCGCCGGTGGACGGGCTTGAGGCCGTCACGGACATCAGGAAGCGCGCGGCTGACGATAACGCTCATCGCGTAATCGAGATAGGACCGCTGCATTTCCTCCATGATGGAGATGGGCTCGATGCCTGGCGGGAGCTTCCCGCCGCCTGGGGGTGTTTGTTCAGTCAAAACAGATCACGATCTCTTTGTAGAATCACTGAAAGATTTATAGCGGAAAGCCCCGTTCCGCGCCAATTTGAGCGGGAGTTTTGAACAGGCTTTTACGGCGGAAAGGCGGCAATTCTGGCGTTTTTGCGCCGGGAGGAGGCCTACGCGAAAACAGGCGGTTTGCCAAACGCGGGCAGTCGCTCCACAATCGCGAAACCTCGCCCTCATATGGTGTTTTGGAGACCGAATGGCAAGCACCGACCAACTGATCAATGCCTTCACCACCCTGCTCGTGACTATCGATCCGCCGGGGCTGGCGCCAATCTTTCTGGGGCTGACCGCTGGCATGAGCCGGCCCCAGCGCAAGCAGGTAGCGCTGCGCGGCTCGATGATCGCCTTCATCATTCTCGCGGTCTTCGCGCTGTTTGGCGCAGGCGTGCTCGGCGTACTCGGCATATCCATGGGAGCCTTCCGCCTCGCTGGTGGCTTGCTGCTCTTCTGGATCGCCTTCGAGATGGTCTTCGAGAAGCGTCAGGACCGCAAGGAAAAGACCAGCGAAGTCGCCATCACCAAGGACCACATCCAGAATATCGCCGTCTTCCCGCTGGCAATCCCGCTGGTTGCCGGTCCGGGAGCGATCTCGGCGACGATCCTGCTCTCTGGTGCCTTCGCCTCGTCGATCGAGCGGGCGCAGCTGATCATCGTCATTGCCGCCAACCTGCTGATCACGCTGGGCGCCCTGCTGGTCGCCGACAGGCTCGACCGTTTCCTCGGCGCCACCGGCCGGGCGATCCTGACGCGGCTTCTCGGCGTCATCCTGGCGGCCCTGGCGGTGCAGTTCGTTGTCGATGGCGCCAAGGCGGCGCTCAATCTGATCAGCGCCACACCGGCCTAACAAAAACGGCGCCTCAAGGGGCGCCGTTTTCATTTGATCCGTCCGGTTCTCAGAACGGGATGTCGTCGTCGAGATCCCGCGAGAAGTTGCCG encodes the following:
- the gyrA gene encoding DNA gyrase subunit A — its product is MTEQTPPGGGKLPPGIEPISIMEEMQRSYLDYAMSVIVSRALPDVRDGLKPVHRRILYGMSELGIDWNKKYVKCARVTGDVMGKYHPHGNSAIYDALARMAQDWSLRLPLIDGQGNFGSVDGDPPAAERYTECRLEKAAHSLLDDLDKETVDFRDNYDGTLSEPSVVPAKFPNLLVNGAGGIAVGMATNIPPHNLVEVIDGCIALIDNPAIELPDLMQIIPGPDFPTGAKILGRSGIRSAYETGRGSVVMRGVATIEPMRGDREQIIITEIPYQVNKATMIEKMAELVREKRIEGISDLRDESDRQGYRVVVELKRDANADVILNQLYRYTPLQTSFGCNMVALNGGKPEQLNLLDMLRAFVAFREEVVSRRTKFLLRKARERAHVLVGLAISVANIDEVIRVIRQAPDPATAREQLMTRRWPAADVESLIRLIDDPRHRINEDMTYNLSEEQARAILELRLARLTALGRDEIGDELNKIGEEIKDYLDILSSRIRIMTIVKEELGAVRDEFGTPRRTEIIDGGLEMDDEDLIAREDMVVTVSHLGYIKRVPLTTYRAQRRGGKGRSGMTTRDEDFVSRLFVVNTHTPVLFFSSRGIVYKEKVWRLPIGTPTSRGKALINMLPLAPGERITTILPLPEDEDSWESLDVMFSTTRGTVRRNKLSDFVQVNRNGKIAMKLEEEGDEILSVETCTEHDDVLLTTALGQCIRFPVDDVRVFAGRNSIGVRGINLGDGDSIISMTIVGHVDAEPWERAAYLKRSAAERRATGVDEEDIALVGEEVTEEGQLNDERYEELKAREQFVLTVSEKGYGKRSSSYDFRISGRGGKGIRATDTSKTGEIGALVAAFPVDDGDQIMLVSDGGQLIRVPVGGIRIASRATKGVTIFSTAKDEKVVSVERISEPEDDSEEVGEITNETPIEAGAVPPATEGDEPSSSTEE
- a CDS encoding MarC family protein, encoding MASTDQLINAFTTLLVTIDPPGLAPIFLGLTAGMSRPQRKQVALRGSMIAFIILAVFALFGAGVLGVLGISMGAFRLAGGLLLFWIAFEMVFEKRQDRKEKTSEVAITKDHIQNIAVFPLAIPLVAGPGAISATILLSGAFASSIERAQLIIVIAANLLITLGALLVADRLDRFLGATGRAILTRLLGVILAALAVQFVVDGAKAALNLISATPA